GGAGTGTCCTGACTTTGCCCTTCAGTCTAAGAGGctgccttccccttctcctccccctcgcACCCCTCCCCCTCGCACCCCTCCTGCtcatcctgctcttcctcctcctgcctcccatgGCACCAAGCACGAGTTTGGGCACACAAGAGCACAAGGCACAGCCGGCTTCGGGGTCCTCGTTCTACTCACATGCTGGGCAGGACAAGGGTCCTGTGGGGCTCCCCAGAAAGAGAACCAGTCAGCTGCTGATCCAAGGTCGCCAGAGAGTAGGGCACAGATGGAGGTTCTGGGGGCCCATTGAACGGCTCAGGCCCTGGGGAGCCCTCCTGCAGGGGCAGAGACCACAGAGTGGAATCAGGCACCAGGCCGGCTGTGGCGAGAGGAGGTATGAGCATGTTTGGGGACAGAGACAGGAGCCCAGGATGTCAGGCTCCGAAGACCTCGAAAGACTGGCCCGTCTTACCTTTCTTTTTACCTCAGGGGATACTGAGGCCCGGGGACAAGTGACTTTTttccccaggtcacacagcaagtcagTGGCAGGGTTGGAAATAGAACCCATGGCTTTGGGACCCAGCAGTGGCTAGGTGGCACCCTCTCGGGCTGGCAACCGCCTCTCCTTACCTCCTGCGGGGGTCCGAAAGTGAGGGCCTCAGGCTGGGTCATGGTGTTGTCCTTCCCGGCTGTAAAAGACCAGGGACAGCCTTCATGAGCTGGCCAGACCCACCACCACCCTGGCCAGACCCGACATACCCCACGCACCCCCTGAGGTCGCATCTTGTCATGGGCCCTTTtgagccaccacacctgtccTCCCTAGAAACTCTTGGCAGGTAATGTGAGTGGGTCAGATCCTCGGACCATCCAAGGCCCAGGGACTCCTTACCCAAGGTGACGCTGTGATTTGGTGGTAGCACTGGCCACAGAGCTGCTCAGGCTTCCTCTACCCAGACTCAGACCTCCCTCCCTGGCAGGAGACACTCCTACTCACCCGGCATGCCTGCTTCCAGGGCCAACTTCTTGACATGGAGGTGCGATCTGGGGGCTGCAGCCATGGTCTTTATCAGTCCTTGAGCCAGGTGCCTCTTGAGCCGGGCGCCCCGCTCCCTCTTCAAGGCACTCAGAGCAGGCAGGGCCCTGTGCTGCTCCCTAAAGTGGTGGATAGAAGGCCGAGGGTTAGTCGCATGCAGAGGAGGCCTGACCCCTCCCCTTGTCAGACACCATACTCACGAGAAGAAGGCACAATTGTGACACTTGCAGGCCCGGAAGAGGCAGAAATGCTTTTCGCCCCTGATTTTGGTAGTGATGCCATGGTTGTGGCAGCGGTCACAGCGACCTATAGCTCTTCTGGGGCCAAGTTCAATCCCCCACGGGGCTCCGGTCTCACGCCCTGTGGTACATTTGGAGTCGGAGGGGCAGCAGGGCACAGCAGGTATGTCTTTGGGCTCCATGGTTCTAGGGTCAGGAGCGGAGATCAGAATGGCCACACCATCCCCTATCCCTAGTGTACTCGCTCTGCCCTTGGAGAACCCCATCTCAGGTGGCTGGATTCTTCTTCTCCATCCTGCTCACCACATGAATCAGTTtgccctcccttctttccccatGGCTCTCTCCAACCTTCACCCGACCTCCTTACTCAGGTAGCCTCCTCCCCAGGAAGCCCCGCTCTCATGTCACCTCCTCTCTTCAACCTCTTGGCACGGGTCCCTCACGCGTTCAATCTGATCATGATTCTCCTTGCTTACCTTCACTCCGCCATGCATCCCGTTTtcaggcacacacatgcacacccacatcCCCTTTGGGACAGTTACTGCTGCCCCTTTTTAATGCAacatccatcctgagctctgctAAACCCAAACATTATTGACCCTCGCGTCCCCTTCAGCATCCAGTTGTCTTCCTAACCTCCTGCACCCGTTCCCTCCCGCACAGCATATCACAGCCCCTGCGCTCAACTCATAGCCTCATGGATGCCCGACATTCAGTTTCCTCCTCCCTCACACTCCATTCTGGTGTCTCTTGCACCCCACCTTAATCTTCATTATTCCCCTGCTTGCCCTTTAAGCTGATCTCCCCTTTGCACCCCACAGAGTCATGTCCTTCTCTTGAACCCCTGACCCtctttccacttttattttcctttattccttcgTTCATTCCCAACCCTCTTCATTGAACAGATGTTTGCTGAGCCCTCCATGGGGTGCCCCCGGTCTTGTTCTAGCCAACAGGCAGCCCCTGGGGCACTAATTTTCCTCTTGGACAGACACTCCCGCTCTGCTTTCCTTCAAACCCACGCCTGACCTCCACAGCCCCACAGCAATCTTCCACTCCCCTCTCTACAATTTGACAGTTGTGCCTGTGCCCAGGACCTTCTCCTCCCTGTCTCCCCACAGCCCTC
This sequence is a window from Ictidomys tridecemlineatus isolate mIctTri1 chromosome X, mIctTri1.hap1, whole genome shotgun sequence. Protein-coding genes within it:
- the LOC120890744 gene encoding doublesex- and mab-3-related transcription factor C1 → MGFSKGRASTLGIGDGVAILISAPDPRTMEPKDIPAVPCCPSDSKCTTGRETGAPWGIELGPRRAIGRCDRCHNHGITTKIRGEKHFCLFRACKCHNCAFFSEQHRALPALSALKRERGARLKRHLAQGLIKTMAAAPRSHLHVKKLALEAGMPAGKDNTMTQPEALTFGPPQEEGSPGPEPFNGPPEPPSVPYSLATLDQQLTGSLSGEPHRTLVLPSICSSLLLQPCATPDPLLLQPQVSNASEQASLSAALEWQRKLEAAEALLALKNSSWDPPDSMTLHQPCSPPAPAGERGLQAPSPPLRPRPASSVSLPIGHLGCISLLT